In Aspergillus oryzae RIB40 DNA, chromosome 6, one genomic interval encodes:
- a CDS encoding cysteine protease ATG4 (cysteine protease required for autophagy - Apg4p/Aut2p) yields the protein MNSVDIGRCRKRIVQYIWDPEPRNDEEPDASIWCLGVEYAPQPQKITANTTPDNDEANHPMTLTVRIRTQLMDPQGFTSDTGWGCMIRSGQSLLANAMLTLCLGRDWRRGDKAEEEARLLSLFADHPDAPLSIHRFVKYGAESCGKHPGEWFGPSATARCIEALSAQCGNIAPRVYVTNDTSDVYEDSFLRVARSGSGSIQPTLILLGTRLGIDNVTPVYWDGLKAVLQLPQSVGIAGGRPSASHYFIGTQGPHFFYLDPHTTRPAVPYSIDGRLLSKTEISTYHTRRLRRIHIQDMDPSMLIGFLVRNEDDWEDWKGRVGSVVGKQIIHVFKGEEATYNQGRRGALDEVEALDDA from the exons ATGAACAGTGTAGACATAGGGCGATGCAGAAAACGCATCGTACAATATATATGGGATCCCGAGCCcaggaatgatgaagagccaGATGCTTCTATTTGGTGCTTGGGAGTAGAGTATGCCCCGCAGCCTCAAAAAATCACAGCAAATACAACGCCCG ACAACGACGAAGCGAATCATCCGATGACGCTAACTGTACGCATAAGAACCCAGCTAATGGACCCTCAAGGCTTCACTTCAGACACAGGATGGGGTTGCATGATTAGATCCGGGCAGAGCTTGCTAGCAAATGCAATGCTTACACTGTGCCTAGGTCGTG ACTGGCGCCGTGGCGATaaagcggaagaagaggcccGCCTACTATCACTGTTTGCTGATCATCCAGATGCACCTCTCTCGATACATCGATTTGTCAAATATGGTGCCGAGTCATGCGGTAAACACCCTGGGGAGTGGTTTGGACCATCGGCAACCGCTCGATGTATAGA GGCTCTCTCAGCACAATGTGGAAATATAGCACCCAGAGTATATGTCACAAACGATACTTCAGACGTCTACGAAGATAGCTTCCTCCGTGTGGCTCGCAGTGGCTCGGGCAGTATTCAACCCACACTGATACTTCTAGGGACTAGACTGGGAATTGACAACGTCACGCCAGTGTACTGGGACGGACTGAAGGCCGTTTTGCAATTGCCACAGTCGGTAGGCATCGCAGG AGGTCGTCCTTCCGCGTCTCACTACTTCATCGGCACGCAAGGCCCGCATTTCTTCTATCTTGATCCCCATACCACGCGCCCCGCAGTCCCATACAGCATCGATGGTAGACTCCTCTCCAAAACGGAAATCAGTACCTATCACACTCGCCGACTTAGACGCATTCATATACAAGACATGGATCCAAGTATGCTAATAGGCTTCCTTGTGAGGAACGAAGATGATTGGGAGGATTGGAAGGGGCGCGTAGGCTCGGTAGTGGGGAAGCAAATCATACATGTGTTcaaaggagaggaagctACTTACAACCAAGGCAGAAGGGGGGCACTCGATGAAGTTGAGGCACTGGACGACGCCTAA
- a CDS encoding histone H2B family protein (histone H2B), with product MAPKAAEKKPSTGGKAPAGGKAPAEKKEAGKKTAAAASGDKKKRGKTRKETYSSYIYKGVWQRYPSSESRKLTINLVLKQVHPDTGISTRAMSILNSFVNDIFERVATEASKLAAYNKKSTISSREIQTSVRLILPGELAKHAVSEGTKAVTKYSSSAK from the exons ATGGCACCCAAGGCTGCTGAGAAGAAGCCCAGCACTGGCGGCAAGGCCCCTGCTGGCGGCAAGGCCCctgctgagaagaaggaagctggCAAGAAGACCGCGGCTGCTGCCTCTGgtgacaagaagaagcgtgGAAAGACCAGGAAGGAGACTTACTCTTCTTACATCTACAAGGGTGTGTGGCAACGTTACCCTAGTTCTGAGTCCAGAAAGCTAACGATAAACCTAGTCCTGAAGCAGGTCCACCCCGATACTGGAATCTCCACTCGTGCCATGTCTATTCTGAACTCCTTTGTCAATG ACATCTTCGAGCGTGTCGCAACCGAGGCCTCCAAACTGGCCGCTTATAACAAGAAGTCCACTATCTCGTCAAGGGAGATTCAGACCTC TGTCAGACTTATCCTGCCAGGTGAATTGGCGAAGCATGCTGTGTCGGAAGGCACCAAGGCTGTTACGAAGTACTCCTCTTCTGCCAAATaa
- a CDS encoding putative R3H and G-patch domain protein (predicted protein), giving the protein MQQEARNTEGRNLWRTGSNLRHQGVRFVSASNPQRDENNEGEAREEDALRPEENNKQPLIGGVESKEDAQELKNESATCNASFFIDLSGESAGHTGLADPITALSLSERDSSSEDEIVFHGRRRLEERPRIIVEGHAMKADKTNHHSPKELESPHEARLPAPDYRVCPVSDGTSTYELPQRTPPIAESIEQTKTVMPCTEKVTQEASEIEDDDILADYIANMAEHYCADIQSSLAGAIMHEPEHGAEMQPQNYTAHAAIHDSIRRPGKGKYSRRDILSECKRKMITPSELMLKLVDDESGVDVTNGAVSLYPLDDAASASNHVPHSPQASDSDEGNNLDTDLDVEGHRALECEVQGHPAISQQNHKNPQYDIFVSATAFADALEIDPYYGLDIMDFNRPSLRKKQRGKHRNPDLVLSDSELELELENAWRNDREKKKGRKQKREELRTQGLLGRGAHDPDLRSKYTNGMGFNDLKMEIRIFLLSSRTSLALPPMTKHRRKLIHDLANALSLNSQSRGKGSSRFPILHKTSRTPRYTQKTISYIDQIFSKGRFNHGATKSWDQNITKSAKPPRGRPDSSVSYMDGDIVGASAPEIGAENKGRAILERMGWSTGTALGATNNKGILLPVAHVVKNSKAGLG; this is encoded by the exons ATGCAGCAAGAAGCAAGGAACACAGAAGGCCGCAATTTGTGGCGCACTGGCTCCAATCTACGCCACCAAGGTGTCCGATTCGTGAGCGCAAGTAATCCCCAGCGAGACGAAAATAATGAGGGAGAGGCTCGTGAAGAAGACGCCCTCCGGccagaagaaaacaacaagcaGCCGCTCATAGGAGGGGTTGAGTCAAAGGAGGATGCACAGGAGTTGAAAAACGAATCAGCAACGTGCAACGCGTCATTCTTTATCGACCTATCAGGCGAAAGTGCTGGACACACTGGGCTTGCAGACCCCATTACCGCACTATCATTATCTGAGCGTGACAGCTCTAGTGAAGATGAAATAGTGTTCCATGGGCGGCGTAGACTTGAAGAAAGACCTCGTATCATTGTGGAAGGCCACGCGATGAAGGCTGACAAAACAAATCACCATTCTCCAAAAGAACTCGAATCGCCACATGAGGCAAGGCTACCCGCACCGGACTACAGGGTATGCCCAGTATCCGATGGTACATCAACATATGAGCTGCCACAGAGAACTCCACCAATAGCGGAGAGTATCGAACAGACGAAGACCGTGATGCCATGCACCGAGAAAGTTACCCAGGAAGCATCGGAaatcgaagatgacgacATTCTAGCTGACTATATAGCAAACATGGCCGAACACTACTGCGCAGATATACAAAGCTCACTAGCTGGTGCTATAATGCATGAGCCCGAGCATGGGGCAGAGATGCAGCCGCAGAACTACACGGCTCATGCGGCCATTCACGATTCTATTCGGCGTCCtggcaaaggaaaatatTCGCGTAGGGATATATTGTCGGAATGTAAGCGCAAAATGATTACGCCGTCAGAGTTAATGCTGAAATTAGTAGATGACGAGAGTGGAGTGGATGTTACCAACGGTGCAGTGTCATTATACCCACTCGACGATGCTGCCTCGGCGAGCAATCATGTTCCACACAGTCCTCAAGCCAGCGATTCCGACGAAGGGAATAATCTTGATACTGACCTAGACGTTGAGGGACATAGGGCCCTGGAGTGCGAAGTACAAGGACACCCCGCCATTTCTCAACAGAACCACAAAAATCCACAATATGATATATTCGTCTCGGCCACTGCATTCGCTGACGCACTGGAAATTGACCCCTACTACGGcttggatatcatggattTCAACAGGCCAAGTCTTcggaaaaagcaaagaggaaagcaTCGCAATCCAGATTTGGTCCTATCAGATAGTGAATTGGAATTGGAATTGGAGAACGCCTGGCGGAATGaccgagagaagaagaagggccgAAAGCAGAAACGAGAGGAACTTCGCACCCAAGGTCTCCTAGGTCGTGGGGCACATGACCCGGATCTGAGAAGCAAATATACAAACGGCATGGGTTTTAATGatttgaagatggagataCGCATTTTCCTACTGTCGTCAAGAACCAG TTTGGCTCTTCCGCCTATGACGAAGCATCGTAGGAAACTGATTCATGATCTAGCAAATGCGCTGTCTTTAAATTCACAATCACGAGGCAAGGGGTCCTCTAGATTTCCTATCCTGCACAAGACTTCCCGGACTCCAAGGTACACGCAAAAGACCATTTCCTATATCGACCAAATATTCTCAAAGGGAAGGTTCAACCACGGCGCCACCAAATCCTGGGATCAGAATATTACAAAGTCTGCTAAACCTCCTCGTGGTCGTCCTGACAGTTCTGTCTCATACATGGATGGAGATATTGTGGGCGCATCTGCCCCCGAGATTGGAGCAGAAAATAAGGGAAGAGCAATACTGGAAAGAATGGGTTGGAGTACAGGAACAGCCCTTGGTGCTACTAATAATAAGGGTATCCTATTACCAGTCGCGCATGTTGTGAAAAATTCCAAGGCTGGCCTAGGGTAG
- a CDS encoding putative C2H2 finger domain protein (molecular chaperone (DnaJ superfamily)), giving the protein MGQTHSSNSHEGAGSDVNQPEEKKVDYYELLQVERNASGEERALELHPDRNYGNVEAATRLFAEIQTAYEVLSDAQERAWYDSHRDVFLGNDGKPEGADYSYDTRMTTSDEILKLFSKFSPRMEFTDAPTGFYGALRETFAQLALEETMACRWENVACVKYPTFGNCNADPEEVVRPFYAAWGSFATKKSFAWKNVYRYSEAPDRRVRRLMEKENKRLREDAIREFNEAVRSLVAFVKKRDPRYKSNTQSESQRQEFLRQSAAAQATRSRAANQAKLRDHVMQDWAKAETLGDESSDTSEDEVEYFECVVCHKTFKSHNQFEVHERSKKHIKAVKQLRWEMRAQNEELGLKGNVSDPEEPHWENSAYSIPQDGPVHNMESSVQQPRDGETRNGIGTDKYTSSDTRVDTKPDEGSLPHTDCHRDSIPDLSEADYVPRECVERRLGSQPTLIQRTGEMESPDNLSQRFSATEIEDSQTSPPKVGKAKQKRAKKAQRAMNQLQHIKCATCYAIFPSRSQLFIHIHEFDHAQPSNMGDVQRRGQ; this is encoded by the exons ATGGGACAGACGCACTCCTCGAACAGCCACGAGGGAGCAGGCTCGGACGTAAACCAaccagaggagaagaaggtagATTATTACGAGCTGCTCCAGGTCGAACGAAATGCATCTGGCGAGGA ACGGGCTCTCGAGTTACACCCGGATAGAAATTATGGCAACGTGGAGGCTGCTACCAGGCTGTTCGCCGAAATTCAAACTGCATACGAAGTTCTTTCAGACGCCCAGGAGCGTGCGTGGTATGATTCGCACCGTGATGTCTTCCTAGGAAACGATGGCAAGCCAGAAGGGGCCGATTATTCATACGATACGCGGATGACAACCTCCGACGAAATCCTAAAATTGTTCTCAAAATTCAGTCCTCGGATGGAATTTACAGACGCACCAACCGGATTCTACGGTGCCTTGCGTGAAACATTTGCACAACTTGCCCTGGAGGAGACAATGGCCTGCCGCTGGGAGAATGTCGCGTGCGTAAAGTATCCTACATTTGGAAACTGCAATGCCGACCCCGAAGAGGTCGTACGTCCGTTCTATGCTGCCTGGGGCAGTTTTGCCACGAAAAAGTCCTTCGCCTGGAAAAATGTGTACCGTTACTCCGAGGCACCAGACCGTCGTGTTCgcaggctgatggagaaggaaaacaaacgTCTTCGGGAAGACGCCATTCGGGAATTCAACGAGGCTGTTAGGTCGCTTGTAGCTTTTGTGAAGAAGCGCGATCCCCGGTACAAGTCTAACACACAGAGTGAATCACAACGGCAGGAATTTCTTCGTCAATCAGCAGCTGCACAAGCAACTAGATCACGAGCAGCAAATCAAGCGAAACTGCGTGATCATGTGATGCAAGATTGGGCAAAAGCGGAGACTTTAGGTGATGAATCTAGCGATACAAGCGAGGACGAAGTTGAGTACTTCGAGTGTGTTGTGTGCCACAAAACCTTCAAAAGTCATAATCAGTTCGAGGTCCACGAACGCAGCAAGAAGCATATAAAAGCTGTGAAGCAGCTACGCTGGGAGATGAGAGCACAGAATGAAGAGCTGGGCCTGAAAGGAAATGTCTCTGACCCCGAAGAGCCCCATTGGGAGAATTCTGCGTATAGCATTCCACAGGATGGCCCAGTGCACAATATGGAGTCATCAGTTCAACAACCACGGGATGGCGAGACAAGAAATGGTATCGGAACAGACAAATATACCTCTTCTGATACTAGAGTTGATACTAAACCTGACGAGGGTTCGTTGCCGCACACAGATTGCCATAGGGACTCTATACCTGATCTCAGCGAGGCCGATTATGTGCCTAGGGAGTGTGTTGAACGGCGATTAGGTTCCCAACCCACGTTAATCCAACGAACGGGAGAAATGGAGTCACCAGACAATCTGTCTCAACGGTTTTCAGCAACTGAAATAGAGGATTCGCAAACATCTCCACCGAAAGTGGGAAAGGCTAAGCAAAAACGTGCAAAAAAAGCCCAGCGTGCAATGAACCAGCTCCAGCATATCAAATGCGCCACTTGCTACGCTATCTTTCCCTCAAGGTCTCAATTGTTTATTCATATCCACGAGTTTGATCACGCTCAACCCTCAAACATGGGCGACGTGCAAAGGAGGGGGCAATAA